A region of the Channa argus isolate prfri chromosome 14, Channa argus male v1.0, whole genome shotgun sequence genome:
atttctttgcagCAATTAACCTGTATAAAATTAACCAGTAGTAATTTAGAAATGACTGATTAAATGCTCAAGATTAAATGCTTTTATgacttttataaatatattctgTTCATTGGGTTTATATTTATTGTAGCATTCAGAGACAACTGCATTTAATTATGACAAACCTCAGTTCAAAAATAGGAGTTTTTTATGGCTTTAATATGAAGAGTACATGATGCAGGCTTGAAAAGACTGGAAGTCTCACAGTATCTATTGCATTCCTCACCTTGAGACGTTTGACAGgagtctgtgtgagtgtgtcacaCCGGCTCCTTAGGTCTTTCAAGTAGGAAGAGAAACTGGTTTCTTGATTTGTTGACCTCCTCCGGgccacattcacacctactttACCTTGGGtgtagacacatacacacactgattgACATACTGGAGAAGAGCTCTATAATctggacaaacaaaaaagtaattcaCAGATagatacataaatgtaaaaatgacagtTATACTTACAGCAGTCGTGGCCACAGAGATCTTTATTCTTGCAGAAATGGTTGCACTGTCTTTTACTGCCCGAATCTGAGTGCAAAGTTTCCAcatttgaaaagagaaaaaacacgtcaaatatgaagcaaccTTGGAAGAAATATTATATCAACATAGACTATTTCATATTTAAGTTTTAACCAAAGTAGTAATGATGCTACAGTGTAGTGCCTTGATCTGTAGGAGATGTGGCATTTTCCATCTGAAGTTCAGCCTGATGTGTAGAATATGCAGGAGGGTGTGGTCTCTGTCCAAGAGGATCATATTGTATGTTGTATGGATTATCATTCCCAAAACGTCTAACTCCAGAGTAGTACACATTGAACTTCTGTTGAATGTCCAGGCCCACTATAAGAGACTCCAATTATTGTAAATATGCTAGTGCTCTACACATAACATTGGTAGATAATATAGTTATCAATGCAGACAAAAATGTACAACTCTAAAATCCgtggtttaattttaaattattgtgtcGTAATTAACTTTCAATACACCAGAAACAGCTAAtccctttaaattaaattttctattttatattcTATCTTTGTATGATATATTGATATACGATATATATTGTGCTTGTAGCTCACTTGCTTgacactttggataaaagcatctgacaGATTACTAAGTGTAGTTTTTCAAACTTATAAAGCTCTAATTTTCTAATTTATCTTGACACACACTTGTTTCACAGTGAAATACATGTAACTaagaaatgctttaaaactgtcaaatgaGTGAAATTCCAGctcaacagaaatgtatttcacaACAAATGTTGAACAAAAGGCCCGCTAAATTAAACACCTCAAACAAAACATAACCCTAATACTCCCCTTTTAATTTGTGTTACACAGAATATCTATAAATACTGTGTTACTATATTAAGGCAAAGGTTTACCATATTCTGAGCTAATAAGATTGACACTAATCTCATCTCCTTTTGAAGCCTTTGACACCTCCGTTTTCTTCGACCAGCTACCACACTTCAACAGCAGCAAGTCCCTGGAAAACAAACCAGAGGATGCctgctgaaaataaataacaatataacttctaaaaacaggttttcatttattgtacactatggaaaaatgtctgcattcTGATaacagaatgagagagaaagagaaggtaAGTGAATGACAGGAAAGACAACAATAAAACCGATGGGAACTGGCAGAGACCAATTATTTGTTCTCACGGGAGTTTCTGCAGGAAGACCACATTGTTGTCGGAGTCTCCAATAATCAGATAGACGTAATGGTGATCTTTAGCTGTTCTCTTGGACACCAACTGAGCCtggttttttagttttacttttaccaCAATCTCTGCTGTGGCACAGCTATGCCTAGGAAGCTacaaaaatagttaaaaataactaaatgataataaagaaaatcaaagcTATCCAATGAAACCTCACATGCAGTTACAACTTAAAGGCCTgaccaacaaaaataaatacatctctAGCTCTACTACATTACTAATATAATGtacatggtaaaataaaaatctaaaattccACTGGGCCATTAACCTGCTCCAACGTAACTTCATATTTTGGGAGGTGAATTACAGATTCTCTGATCTGGTTTCCAAAGGGTGGGTGTCTGTTGAGAATCTGCATAAAAgataatgttattaaaaattatatCTAAATGCTGtatatgtgttattttaaacCTTATCATCAGTTGTTGCAGGCAGAAATAAAATTTGCCCTATttacagtaactacagtaaaagccaaaagaacaatttgattaaatgctttgtaatattatatttaaatattttataaactgaCCAACTCAAGCTCTCTGGGGCTGGTTTGCTCTATTTTACTGAAAGTAGTGAGCCCAGCATTCACCATGGCAGTTGACAATGTCTGACCTGAAACAAAAATTATTCAAAGTTTCATGTCCATCTTATAGgcagtgtttgtttgtagttACTGTGGCCtagatatatttttatttgaattataaCAGGATGTGTCTAAGAgctataaatactgtatttacactgttttttaaaaaaggctatAGTGTGCTATGTGAGCTGTATGAACAAAGCAAGGTATCCACCTATCTTCTCCAATTGTTTGGAGACAAAGGGGGAGTTCTCCCAAAGCTTTGATCTAAAGCACTTAGCCAGGATCAAGGAGTTGAGTACAGCAGAAAAAAGGTTCTTGGATTGTTGACTAAGAAACTCTGACAGGCCTGAATGGGatcaaaataacataaaataaaaaaaataaagacacatgtATAGTTAATTTTGCttcagtttcatatcagcatatTCATTGTTGTCTCTGTGTTCCAATACGAACACTTGCTGATGCGCATCCCATTCCTGAAGATCCTTGCTGTGTCCTGTACAAGTCCAAACTCTTGAATTGAGATGGAGCCCAAATGAGCCTGAATTAAGCTAAAGACATCACAATTAACACGTGTAGTACAGTGGAAAGTGATTGtggcaaaaaaaacatatataaatatagattttttggGTTGAACTCAGCATAGCTTGAATAAACCCACCAGTTCACCTTCATCACACTAGTTTTGATCTTTCCTTCAATGGGAAACCTGgaaaaccagaaaaacaaaaatctaatttgcaCTGACTGGTTTACCACAATACCTTTCctaatttaacaaattaaagttaaagtcTCAGCAAACACGTTATGATGTTGTATATGCAACTGtcaaatttataaatgtttctgACCTGATGGTGACTCTATTCTTGTCCCTGTTTAAAGTGTTCAAGGGCCTCTTCTCATTCATTCGCAACTGAATATCGTTGAACTCTCTGCTCTTTGACACCAGCTCAATCTAGATTTacaatcattttacatttaacaactATTTTTTGTTCAGTGCCATGTaatgttcattcatttttttgcacaaatcCAGTCTAAAGCCACTGATGCTATGCCTACatgtttaaacaaatacaatgcAGACAGAAAATCAGCAAACCCACCAGTTCAGGAAGGCTCTCGGTGCCACCCACTTTGCTGAACTCTTTCATGGTGTCAAATGCAACACAGTACCGTGCCATCGACTTTCCAGCCTCTGTgaagaacacaaacaaattacaataaaaaaaacaatgaggaaAACATGCATGCATTTTTATACACTTTACCTGTTGGTTTGATGTTGATATCTTCATCCATGTCAATCAGACCAATGGAAGACAAAGAGTTGAGGTTCTTTAGACAGAGTTCTAAAGAAGAGAGGATAAACAGCAATCACCTTAAACCACAACAGTGCGATCGGACTATCAATGTACATAACAAATAAGTCAAAAGTCCAGCAAGAAGCATTACATAAATGATACATTTCGTGGCTTAAGTGTggcaatttaatttctttaacagCATATTCTCCACACTAACATGTCgtactgcaaaaaaacaaaacagaaaactaacaaacaaaaacgtATATGTCCTACCTTGCAATTTATCTTCAATCCCATATCTGTCTAAGTCAGCAGAGAAACCTGAAATGGAATTTGAGGTACACCGGACTGACTAACTTTGCATACAGTAATGGCATCAAGTCTAGTAGTAGTAATTCTGACATTGATTCTTTTATGTGTACTTGTGCACCGACCATAGTGCATTGGGTTCTTAAGGGCTCTGATGTAGAGGAAGGTGGAGCGTATCCAGTCCAGAGCCATGTTGACATTACTGATGGTTTGGAGAACAATCTCTGCATTCAAGTGCTCCACGAGGTGACTGTGTAAACTAGGGAAAAGGGGTGTGTAGTTATCTGAGGCACTACAGTATAATTTCTCTCTTCTGAAAGAGCAAAAGGAAGACATATtgagagaaaaaagatgaagaaaatatatcaaatgtCTGAGTTGTAATACCTGCTCTCAATGATTTCCATCCCATTCATAAGTTTCATGTACTTTTCTTTGGTTTGCATTTTGGTCATGATCACAGCAGTTGCTGATGTATCAAACTacatgaagaaaagacaaaagagatttgttttttggttaaTTTTAATTCCTCATaccttttttacttcttttactgtgtttaaatcAATGCTATTTGAATTTTAGCTTAAGATACCTACATGTAAATACTGGTAATGTGTCAAAGTGGTAACCTCCCACTTAATCAGTTATGTGACGGTGCACCAACTCTCACCTGATATTTCTAATGGATATAAAAACCCAAACTAAGTATTCAATTTATTACCCTGCCATTACCTGTGGTCTTCCAGCTCGGCCTATCATCTGAAGTAGGTCAGCCTCGGAGTATTCTTCACAGGAGCCTCCAAAATATTGCATGGTGGACTTGATCACCACAAGATGAGCTGGCAGGTTCACCCCCATAGCCAGTGTCGTGGTGGTaactaaaattttaaatattaggcaacacaaacaaaattagGAACCAATTCAATAGACTGAATCTGACTTTTAAATGTAAGCAAGTAGTGGTAACGGCTTCTAACTGTAACTAGTGTGCAATATTTGGTATATGTTTATGCTTAGAGAGGAGCCATTAGCCATTATACTGAAAACTACCACTATATGTGATTCTAATACATACATTCtgcatattatattattattgaaCAGTCATATTGGAGATTTGCATTGATACAAAGCTTGAGCAGGGGCCTAAACAAATAATGCCTAATAAACTGTACAACTCAGGTGTCATAACCTGTGacacttgttttttctctttatttctacAGAAGTTAAAACATGCACCACAAGATTGTGCTGCGTGTTTAAATAGTATATAGTAATAGTaattagtaatagtaatagtaactGTCACAAAATCTCACAAAGAACAGGTAGGTCTCCTAGAGTAAAGGCTTCCTCTATCAACTTCCTGTCTGACAAGTCAACTCCTGCATGGTGGTAACCAACTCCTAACATAACCAGATCTGgaccaaaaacacaacagaaaaggaTGTTATACAGTTGATAATGAGAGCCACAATGTCATTTATCTCTGCTTTCTAATTGGTTGAGTGAATAAGACTGGTGGATttccagaataaaacaaagcattgAAAAGTTGAGAAATTTGGAAACAATCACTTACTCCatgaaacaaaagtaaaagaaatttgGCAAAAGTGGATCAAGTATATTCTCCCAAAAGttctcccttttgttttttaaatttgtctattattaacttatttttctgttttggtttgaCTATAAATGATAGCTATGATTTCAAAAATGACATGTTTGTAATGGAAAAGACAAATTACTTTGTAAAGagatgtgaataaaatgttgGTATAAACTACTAttgtgagataaaaaaaaataattcaactcTATATACACTGtgaactaaaattaaaaaaaaaaaaaaaaaaaaaaaaaatatatatatatatatatatatatatatatatatatatatatatatatatatatatatatatatatatgattcaAGGCTGTCCAGAAGCCCTCCAAATTACTTACCTCTCAGCTTGGAATCCAAAATAGAATTAGCATATTTGATCAACCTGCAGTGGATAAAACAGTGACACACAATTCAAGCAGGTGAAGCTGGGAATGGAATCAACCAATGTAAGTCTAACAAAATGATTCGACAAATACTTGCATATACATGATCATGTAATGATGGATGCAACATAACCTTTGCTTGTGTTCAATGTTCATTATGAATCTCACATCCTTGGCCAGAATTGCAGCTGACTGCTGGGTTCCTTTCCTCGTAGagcaaaactacaaaaaaataacaactatGAGATCATGAATTCCCAGCCCCccctaattaattttaattaataattaaaattaattattaattttaattaataattaaaattaattataattaaaaagaaaagcaaacatgtGGATAAGTAAAGAACACAAAGTACCACACTATACACCCACCACAAGAGCAGGCTTCTGCTCAGAGTAAGTTTGTATAATGTTGGCCATCTTGTAGCTGAGTGACAAGTCAAACTTAAACTCTGTTTGGTTTGGGCTGTAGGGGAAACCCAGCACAACCTTCCTCAGCTTCACTGGACGATGACTCTCATCCATATCCAGATAAGTTGCTGGTCCGCTCTCATTAGACAGCCATTCTGCTATCTAATAAGAGGCAGACAGTTCAGCCTACTAACTTGCACTATACCACAAGTGCAAACAGATACAGAAGGTGACTGACTACAAGTGGTGACTCTCTTTGGCAGCTACTTACATCAGATATGTTGGGTATAGTAGCTGATACAGCCACAAACCTCACAGAGAGGCCTGTTCCTGGATTCTGTACTGTCCTGTACGTATGCACTGTCTTCATCCTGCTCACAACCACTTCTAGGGTAGCGCCACGAGTTGCATCTTTTACCACGTGCACCTAGATGAAGCAAATGGTGGCTTCACAAATCTCTCTGAGGTTTAACAGAGACATTGGTATGcaggtaaattaaattaaaattccCTTTATAACTGTATTTAATCATTAACATATTTAATTATACACCTGATGAATAATACCTTAATATTGCACAAAAGAGACAACGTGAACATTAAAAAATTTGCTTCAGCATAAACTATCTGAAAACATACTGACCTCATCAATAAGGAAGAGCCTGACTAGCTGCAGCAGACAGTTGTCCTTCCATTTTCTTGTCATACTGTCCCATTTTTCCtttgaaataatacatttcatacaACTTGTTGCTTGTAAACCTGCCTTTCCcactattgtgtttttttgtttttactggaatGCAATCGAGTGTAACACACCGGAGTGGTCAGGATGATGTGTGAGTCCTGAATCTCAAAAAAGTCATCGATTTCTGTGTCACCCGTCAGCTCCTTACAGTTCAGCCCCAAGGGACCAAACTTCTTCTTCCAGCTCTCAAAGCACTGACTACAGAGTGCTTTGATAGGAGCCACTAGcaagaacaaacatttttttactcaaaaATCCATTCACTCAGAAAATATTAGACATTAAATCAATATAAAGATGACCCTCATTATTACAGTCATATGTATTATGTCAAAACAGTatcttcttttaaaattaatattaactGTGGATAGAATTTGACTTACCCTCCTGAGTTTTCAAGAACTAACAATATTCAAGAGCACAAGCTTTGGTTCCATGGGCAAGGGGTATAGGCAGGAAAATAAAtctgatctgtgttttacatcatttaTAACAGAGGCATGTTCTACACAAGTGGCATTTGACAAGAGTCTATACAATAATATGCTCACTATAAACAGCCTTGACATCTCTCCAGGGCTCTGATGTCTCCATTAGCAGGTGAATGATGGCCAGCTCAAACAGTACTGTTTTACCAGATCCAGTAGGTGCACATGCCACAAAGTTTTTATCTGTGTAAAGAACCTGTgatcaaaccaaacacaaagcACTCTAAGAGACAGCCCACAGTTCAGTTCTGACAggttaaaacaggaaatactaCCATAATACTGAGcattacatttataaattgtTTGATACAATGCTTACATCATCTAGAGCTTTGGACTGAATGTAGTTGAAAAAGGGGAACTCGTTGAAGACAGATCTGAACTTGGAAGCTGTTTTTGGTAACACAATTCAGGAAAACCAACCAAATCAGTTGTGAAATTGCATTACATGTATACTAGCACAGCTCACACACTGACAAGATTAACTTATACTGGCTTACACAAAACCATTAAGGATACGGATTTCAGAAACAGGCCGCAAAATTTGAGAACCAGAAGAACCTAAAATGTGCACAATTCAAAATTGTCTCCTTTATGTTATGAAACattcaatgtttttaaagtatttcattaagggattgtgtttttgtggtgggaagaaaaaaaaactctttaaaaatgtcagttaaCAACAAGGTGCCTGCTGTGACTCTTGTTCTTCTATGCACCACCTAGTGACCAGAATAGTACATTACAATAGAGTGGTCAATGGGGAGAGCTCACCTCATTTCACCTTATCACACCTAAACACACTGTGGCAGCTGCCGCTATGGCTAGACATGCATACTCATTAGCTGCAATACTTTACAGAAGCCATATGAGTAGTATTTAGTAAATCAGTCATAGACTGTGACCACAGCGCCTGTCTGTGACTGATTTAATGCAGTGCAGCACCTTCTATGTGGAATGGCTGAGGCATCATGGGTGGAACGAAGGCTCTCTTTGTGCCCTTGTCCTTCCTCTCTGCATGTGGCGCCTGCTGTGGGGGTCGGCCACTCGCTGCAGATGAGCCCAGTGGAGGGGGTGAGAAGGGGGGCCATGGGGGGAAAGGAAGAGTTGCCTGGCTAACTGTCGCCTGTGGCGGCTGAAGAGAAGGAGGCACTGTCGCCATGGTAACCTGACTGAGAAAAGTTTGAGGCCTGGATGCTGTCTGGCTGCTGTTTCCACTGCTACTGAGGTCATCTGTGTTTGACAAGTCACCTCCACTGTTCAAGACTTGAACCTTAAACAGACTGTtttggagagaagagagaataTAGAGGGCATAAAGAATTAAAAGCATATGAAGGGAGAATGAATGACGAAAAACTATTGGTGCTGGTATAACCTTGGAGACTGATAAAATCTGGCCTCCTGCAACAAGTAAAACATTGTTTGGCATCTTTTCATGCTCTTCTTATGAACTGACTGCTACTACGAAAATCAAGCTCCTTCATCA
Encoded here:
- the hfm1 gene encoding probable ATP-dependent DNA helicase HFM1 isoform X2, whose translation is MLDCRDSTLSLDSLFFEKPIVHKVKPLHQEASPWHLEAPPCLSQIPPTPDLQQEAESFSTLNSFSQKPMIPLPPFKGSAALKVNSFVNDGKEIKTCLDGSNIISNCNGYWGSEELKEYSQNARSGDETPQDSNHVSITRRCFSLDCSKCPPLRRSLFKVQVLNSGGDLSNTDDLSSSGNSSQTASRPQTFLSQVTMATVPPSLQPPQATVSQATLPFPPWPPFSPPPLGSSAASGRPPQQAPHAERKDKGTKRAFVPPMMPQPFHIEGSSGSQILRPVSEIPSKFRSVFNEFPFFNYIQSKALDDVLYTDKNFVACAPTGSGKTVLFELAIIHLLMETSEPWRDVKAVYMAPIKALCSQCFESWKKKFGPLGLNCKELTGDTEIDDFFEIQDSHIILTTPEKWDSMTRKWKDNCLLQLVRLFLIDEVHVVKDATRGATLEVVVSRMKTVHTYRTVQNPGTGLSVRFVAVSATIPNISDIAEWLSNESGPATYLDMDESHRPVKLRKVVLGFPYSPNQTEFKFDLSLSYKMANIIQTYSEQKPALVFCSTRKGTQQSAAILAKDVRFIMNIEHKQRLIKYANSILDSKLRVTTTTLAMGVNLPAHLVVIKSTMQYFGGSCEEYSEADLLQMIGRAGRPQFDTSATAVIMTKMQTKEKYMKLMNGMEIIESSLHSHLVEHLNAEIVLQTISNVNMALDWIRSTFLYIRALKNPMHYGFSADLDRYGIEDKLQELCLKNLNSLSSIGLIDMDEDINIKPTEAGKSMARYCVAFDTMKEFSKVGGTESLPELIELVSKSREFNDIQLRMNEKRPLNTLNRDKNRVTIRFPIEGKIKTSVMKVNCLIQAHLGSISIQEFGLVQDTARIFRNGMRISKCLSEFLSQQSKNLFSAVLNSLILAKCFRSKLWENSPFVSKQLEKIGQTLSTAMVNAGLTTFSKIEQTSPRELELILNRHPPFGNQIRESVIHLPKYEVTLEQLPRHSCATAEIVVKVKLKNQAQLVSKRTAKDHHYVYLIIGDSDNNVVFLQKLPDLLLLKCGSWSKKTEVSKASKGDEISVNLISSEYVGLDIQQKFNVYYSGVRRFGNDNPYNIQYDPLGQRPHPPAYSTHQAELQMENATSPTDQDSGSKRQCNHFCKNKDLCGHDCCKVGVNVARRRSTNQETSFSSYLKDLRSRCDTLTQTPVKRLKMTMSAESVTVNMQEFAYKPRESLPTVSWSGTNHNGASVRPNTESVDLTGEDCAQLPDNFPLDDSVWVNSGFSVGTSQTRKEHPNQINTTNSSHSNRTMVSNHGSHSETDSSSQIPTISFDLGKEWDDFDDENLAHASETSFASCSTNAETGIQQFEYNMPECLATSAPVHTGHSQVKACKAPPRTPKRLISSTFTPETRKVRPSQVTENRITLECNKRKANTWSKEIKVKTPVILLKEKPVTPVTKTLDFFSTSVPHNFNNKSKEEDAFIGIFDGIF
- the hfm1 gene encoding probable ATP-dependent DNA helicase HFM1 isoform X4 gives rise to the protein MSFSDSTHSRFAAGGRVFLYTKHLFKVQVLNSGGDLSNTDDLSSSGNSSQTASRPQTFLSQVTMATVPPSLQPPQATVSQATLPFPPWPPFSPPPLGSSAASGRPPQQAPHAERKDKGTKRAFVPPMMPQPFHIEGSSGSQILRPVSEIPSKFRSVFNEFPFFNYIQSKALDDVLYTDKNFVACAPTGSGKTVLFELAIIHLLMETSEPWRDVKAVYMAPIKALCSQCFESWKKKFGPLGLNCKELTGDTEIDDFFEIQDSHIILTTPEKWDSMTRKWKDNCLLQLVRLFLIDEVHVVKDATRGATLEVVVSRMKTVHTYRTVQNPGTGLSVRFVAVSATIPNISDIAEWLSNESGPATYLDMDESHRPVKLRKVVLGFPYSPNQTEFKFDLSLSYKMANIIQTYSEQKPALVFCSTRKGTQQSAAILAKDVRFIMNIEHKQRLIKYANSILDSKLRDLVMLGVGYHHAGVDLSDRKLIEEAFTLGDLPVLFTTTTLAMGVNLPAHLVVIKSTMQYFGGSCEEYSEADLLQMIGRAGRPQFDTSATAVIMTKMQTKEKYMKLMNGMEIIESSLHSHLVEHLNAEIVLQTISNVNMALDWIRSTFLYIRALKNPMHYGFSADLDRYGIEDKLQELCLKNLNSLSSIGLIDMDEDINIKPTEAGKSMARYCVAFDTMKEFSKVGGTESLPELIELVSKSREFNDIQLRMNEKRPLNTLNRDKNRVTIRFPIEGKIKTSVMKVNCLIQAHLGSISIQEFGLVQDTARIFRNGMRISKCLSEFLSQQSKNLFSAVLNSLILAKCFRSKLWENSPFVSKQLEKIGQTLSTAMVNAGLTTFSKIEQTSPRELELILNRHPPFGNQIRESVIHLPKYEVTLEQLPRHSCATAEIVVKVKLKNQAQLVSKRTAKDHHYVYLIIGDSDNNVVFLQKLPDLLLLKCGSWSKKTEVSKASKGDEISVNLISSEYVGLDIQQKFNVYYSGVRRFGNDNPYNIQYDPLGQRPHPPAYSTHQAELQMENATSPTDQDSGSKRQCNHFCKNKDLCGHDCCKVGVNVARRRSTNQETSFSSYLKDLRSRCDTLTQTPVKRLKMTMSAESVTVNMQEFAYKPRESLPTVSWSGTNHNGASVRPNTESVDLTGEDCAQLPDNFPLDDSVWVNSGFSVGTSQTRKEHPNQINTTNSSHSNRTMVSNHGSHSETDSSSQIPTISFDLGKEWDDFDDENLAHASETSFASCSTNAETGIQQFEYNMPECLATSAPVHTGHSQVKACKAPPRTPKRLISSTFTPETRKVRPSQVTENRITLECNKRKANTWSKEIKVKTPVILLKEKPVTPVTKTLDFFSTSVPHNFNNKSKEEDAFIGIFDGIF
- the hfm1 gene encoding probable ATP-dependent DNA helicase HFM1 isoform X1, yielding MLDCRDSTLSLDSLFFEKPIVHKVKPLHQEASPWHLEAPPCLSQIPPTPDLQQEAESFSTLNSFSQKPMIPLPPFKGSAALKVNSFVNDGKEIKTCLDGSNIISNCNGYWGSEELKEYSQNARSGDETPQDSNHVSITRRCFSLDCSKCPPLRRSLFKVQVLNSGGDLSNTDDLSSSGNSSQTASRPQTFLSQVTMATVPPSLQPPQATVSQATLPFPPWPPFSPPPLGSSAASGRPPQQAPHAERKDKGTKRAFVPPMMPQPFHIEGSSGSQILRPVSEIPSKFRSVFNEFPFFNYIQSKALDDVLYTDKNFVACAPTGSGKTVLFELAIIHLLMETSEPWRDVKAVYMAPIKALCSQCFESWKKKFGPLGLNCKELTGDTEIDDFFEIQDSHIILTTPEKWDSMTRKWKDNCLLQLVRLFLIDEVHVVKDATRGATLEVVVSRMKTVHTYRTVQNPGTGLSVRFVAVSATIPNISDIAEWLSNESGPATYLDMDESHRPVKLRKVVLGFPYSPNQTEFKFDLSLSYKMANIIQTYSEQKPALVFCSTRKGTQQSAAILAKDVRFIMNIEHKQRLIKYANSILDSKLRDLVMLGVGYHHAGVDLSDRKLIEEAFTLGDLPVLFTTTTLAMGVNLPAHLVVIKSTMQYFGGSCEEYSEADLLQMIGRAGRPQFDTSATAVIMTKMQTKEKYMKLMNGMEIIESSLHSHLVEHLNAEIVLQTISNVNMALDWIRSTFLYIRALKNPMHYGFSADLDRYGIEDKLQELCLKNLNSLSSIGLIDMDEDINIKPTEAGKSMARYCVAFDTMKEFSKVGGTESLPELIELVSKSREFNDIQLRMNEKRPLNTLNRDKNRVTIRFPIEGKIKTSVMKVNCLIQAHLGSISIQEFGLVQDTARIFRNGMRISKCLSEFLSQQSKNLFSAVLNSLILAKCFRSKLWENSPFVSKQLEKIGQTLSTAMVNAGLTTFSKIEQTSPRELELILNRHPPFGNQIRESVIHLPKYEVTLEQLPRHSCATAEIVVKVKLKNQAQLVSKRTAKDHHYVYLIIGDSDNNVVFLQKLPDLLLLKCGSWSKKTEVSKASKGDEISVNLISSEYVGLDIQQKFNVYYSGVRRFGNDNPYNIQYDPLGQRPHPPAYSTHQAELQMENATSPTDQDSGSKRQCNHFCKNKDLCGHDCCKVGVNVARRRSTNQETSFSSYLKDLRSRCDTLTQTPVKRLKMTMSAESVTVNMQEFAYKPRESLPTVSWSGTNHNGASVRPNTESVDLTGEDCAQLPDNFPLDDSVWVNSGFSVGTSQTRKEHPNQINTTNSSHSNRTMVSNHGSHSETDSSSQIPTISFDLGKEWDDFDDENLAHASETSFASCSTNAETGIQQFEYNMPECLATSAPVHTGHSQVKACKAPPRTPKRLISSTFTPETRKVRPSQVTENRITLECNKRKANTWSKEIKVKTPVILLKEKPVTPVTKTLDFFSTSVPHNFNNKSKEEDAFIGIFDGIF
- the hfm1 gene encoding probable ATP-dependent DNA helicase HFM1 isoform X5; this translates as MLDCRDSTLSLDSLFFEKPIVHKVKPLHQEASPWHLEAPPCLSQIPPTPDLQQEAESFSTLNSFSQKPMIPLPPFKGSAALKVNSFVNDGKEIKTCLDGSNIISNCNGYWGSEELKEYSQNARSGDETPQDSNHVSITRRCFSLDCSKCPPLRRSLFKVQVLNSGGDLSNTDDLSSSGNSSQTASRPQTFLSQVTMATVPPSLQPPQATVSQATLPFPPWPPFSPPPLGSSAASGRPPQQAPHAERKDKGTKRAFVPPMMPQPFHIEGSSGSQILRPVSEIPSKFRSVFNEFPFFNYIQSKALDDVLYTDKNFVACAPTGSGKTVLFELAIIHLLMETSEPWRDVKAVYMAPIKALCSQCFESWKKKFGPLGLNCKELTGDTEIDDFFEIQDSHIILTTPEKWDSMTRKWKDNCLLQLVRLFLIDEVHVVKDATRGATLEVVVSRMKTVHTYRTVQNPGTGLSVRFVAVSATIPNISDIAEWLSNESGPATYLDMDESHRPVKLRKVVLGFPYSPNQTEFKFDLSLSYKMANIIQTYSEQKPALVFCSTRKGTQQSAAILAKDVRFIMNIEHKQRLIKYANSILDSKLRDLVMLGVGYHHAGVDLSDRKLIEEAFTLGDLPVLFTTTTLAMGVNLPAHLVVIKSTMQYFGGSCEEYSEADLLQMIGRAGRPQFDTSATAVIMTKMQTKEKYMKLMNGMEIIESSLHSHLVEHLNAEIVLQTISNVNMALDWIRSTFLYIRALKNPMHYGFSADLDRYGIEDKLQELCLKNLNSLSSIGLIDMDEDINIKPTEAGKSMARYCVAFDTMKEFSKVGGTESLPELIELVSKSREFNDIQLRMNEKRPLNTLNRDKNRVTIRFPIEGKIKTSVMKVNCLIQAHLGSISIQEFGLVQDTARIFRNGMRISKCLSEFLSQQSKNLFSAVLNSLILAKCFRSKLWENSPFVSKQLEKIGQTLSTAMVNAGLTTFSKIEQTSPRELELILNRHPPFGNQIRESVIHLPKYEVTLEQLPRHSCATAEIVVKVKLKNQAQLVSKRTAKDHHYVYLIIGDSDNNVVFLQKLPDLLLLKCGSWSKKTEVSKASKGDEISVNLISSEYVGLDIQQKFNVYYSGVRRFGNDNPYNIQYDPLGQRPHPPAYSTHQAELQMENATSPTDQDSGSKRQCNHFCKNKDLCGHDCCKVGVNVARRRSTNQETSFSSYLKDLRSRCDTLTQTPVKRLKCG